A genomic stretch from Petrimonas mucosa includes:
- a CDS encoding C40 family peptidase, translating into MIQMDIIQSVIDRIREKYVPDGRVELFDLKVIHEQERPVLYGETTSRDAYREILSETAGIATRIRLLPDEVVGENLWGVIYNPVEKLQASNSHASEVLSEILLGTPVRLLDVKGGWRRVQTPDGYIGWVSEGLKPMSGTEWRDFNRRQKVIVTAIYGFAYENPDHLSQTVSSLVIGNQLLLTGETDQFYRVAYPDGREGYIRKSDAVLMSDWLQESDLTPDTLVATAMRFMGVPYVWGGTSSTGLDCSGLTRLVSLLYGLIIPRDASQQVLIGIPVDHRSDFSGLHPGDLLFFGQDENKVVHVAIHIGEKRFIHASDYVRLASLDPVDPLYDSFNAGRYLCARRIVGQEERPGIDRILNHPFYQP; encoded by the coding sequence ATGATTCAAATGGATATTATTCAAAGCGTCATAGACCGGATCAGGGAAAAATATGTGCCTGACGGCCGGGTGGAGCTGTTCGACTTGAAGGTCATTCATGAGCAGGAGCGGCCGGTACTGTATGGCGAGACCACCAGCCGCGATGCATACCGTGAAATCTTGTCGGAAACGGCTGGGATTGCCACCCGGATCCGGCTGTTGCCCGACGAAGTGGTTGGGGAGAATCTTTGGGGGGTGATCTACAATCCGGTTGAAAAGCTGCAGGCCAGTAACTCCCACGCCAGTGAGGTGCTGTCTGAAATTTTGCTCGGCACGCCAGTCAGGCTGCTCGATGTGAAGGGAGGGTGGCGTCGTGTCCAGACACCGGATGGGTACATCGGTTGGGTCTCGGAGGGCTTAAAACCGATGAGCGGAACAGAGTGGCGCGATTTTAACCGGAGACAGAAAGTGATAGTGACGGCGATATATGGTTTTGCCTACGAGAATCCTGACCACCTTTCACAGACAGTCTCCAGCCTTGTGATTGGCAACCAGCTGCTTCTGACCGGTGAAACGGATCAGTTTTACCGGGTAGCATATCCCGACGGACGGGAAGGATATATCCGCAAGAGCGATGCTGTCCTGATGTCGGACTGGCTGCAGGAGAGCGATCTGACACCAGATACCCTTGTGGCGACAGCCATGCGGTTCATGGGGGTTCCCTATGTTTGGGGGGGCACCTCCTCCACGGGACTCGACTGCAGCGGATTGACCAGGCTGGTCTCTCTTCTCTATGGCTTGATCATTCCACGCGACGCCTCACAGCAGGTACTGATCGGAATCCCGGTGGATCATAGGAGCGACTTTTCGGGGTTGCATCCGGGTGACCTGCTCTTTTTCGGACAGGATGAAAACAAAGTAGTACATGTAGCCATCCATATCGGTGAGAAACGGTTTATCCATGCCTCCGACTATGTCAGGTTGGCCAGTTTAGACCCTGTCGATCCGCTCTACGACAGCTTCAATGCGGGCCGTTACCTCTGTGCCCGGAGGATTGTAGGGCAGGAAGAGCGGCCAGGTATCGACCGGATATTGAACCATCCCTTTTACCAACCATAA
- a CDS encoding dipeptide epimerase: MKLYWAPYDLELRHTFTISGFSRNTTPVVLTRIECEGVAGYGEASLPPYLGETQASVIQFLRKVDLSAFSRPENIDELLEYVDTIAPGNTAAKAAVDIALHDLAGKMSGLPCYMRYGLSLENVPDTTFTIGIDSDEMVREKTREATGEFNILKVKVGGPDDRRMISAIRSVTDLPLAVDANQGWADRHLALEMIYWMKEQGVVMVEQPMPKQDLDGIARLTEESPLPIFADESVQRLADLERLRGVFSGINIKLMKCTGMREAWRMRQVAEAMGMKVMMGCMTETSCAISAASHLCAGMDFVDLDGALLITNDCFEGSQLLNGKIVAKDLPGIGVIPSQKINFTC, translated from the coding sequence ATGAAACTGTACTGGGCACCTTATGACCTCGAACTTCGTCACACCTTTACCATATCGGGCTTTTCACGCAACACCACACCGGTGGTCCTTACCCGGATCGAATGTGAGGGGGTTGCGGGCTACGGCGAGGCATCACTGCCGCCTTATCTGGGAGAAACGCAGGCCTCGGTCATCCAATTTCTGAGAAAGGTGGATCTGTCGGCCTTTTCCAGACCTGAAAATATCGACGAGCTGCTGGAGTATGTCGACACCATCGCGCCCGGCAATACGGCAGCCAAAGCCGCAGTTGATATAGCACTGCATGATCTGGCCGGAAAGATGAGCGGTTTACCCTGCTATATGCGGTATGGATTGAGCCTGGAGAATGTTCCGGACACCACTTTTACCATCGGAATCGACAGCGACGAGATGGTTAGGGAAAAGACACGGGAGGCGACAGGAGAGTTCAATATATTGAAAGTCAAGGTGGGTGGCCCGGACGACAGACGGATGATCAGTGCTATCCGTTCAGTCACCGATTTGCCGCTGGCGGTAGATGCCAACCAGGGTTGGGCCGACCGACATTTGGCGCTGGAGATGATCTACTGGATGAAAGAGCAGGGGGTGGTGATGGTGGAACAACCGATGCCCAAACAGGATCTGGATGGTATTGCCCGGCTGACGGAGGAGAGTCCCTTGCCCATTTTTGCGGATGAATCGGTGCAGCGGCTGGCCGATCTCGAACGGTTGAGAGGGGTCTTCTCCGGAATCAACATCAAGCTGATGAAGTGTACCGGCATGCGTGAAGCCTGGAGGATGCGCCAAGTTGCAGAAGCCATGGGAATGAAGGTGATGATGGGGTGCATGACCGAAACCTCTTGTGCCATCTCTGCCGCTTCACATCTTTGCGCGGGAATGGATTTTGTTGACCTGGACGGCGCACTGCTGATTACCAACGATTGTTTTGAGGGTTCGCAGTTGTTGAACGGAAAAATTGTAGCTAAGGATTTGCCGGGGATTGGCGTGATTCCCAGCC